In the Necator americanus strain Aroian chromosome X, whole genome shotgun sequence genome, TTGGGTGCCCATTTAAGGCTTGACTGGTTTGTTCAATTTGGGCAATACATGCTATTTCAATGCTGCTATCCAGGTCTTGTCGAACTGTCCACCATTTTCGGATTATTTTCGCGATAAGGTTGTTTCGTAACTTTCATTTAGCATCAATCAATTTACTTTTATCTAATTAAGGGCGACCTTCGTCCGTACGCCACTAGAGAACCCCTGGTATCAAACACGATGGCGTTGCTCATCCAGAAGCTGTGGAGCTCAAAACGTGAACCTGCTGTTTTTCCGAAGGCTTTACTCATTGTTAGTAGCAGCTCAATTCGGTTCATagcctattttttttctattaagaTACGAAGGAATAACAAGTATATATCATCTAAAAAATGGAGTGGGAACGTTCAAGCAGGAGAATTTTCATGTTACCTCTGAAATTATGTTTCCTGCAGATGTGCACAAAGTGTTTCCATTGTGAAGATCACTTAAATGACAATGTCACTAGTCCCTGGTTTAACTGTTTCTTCAGCGCGTAAGAGATAATTTCCCCCAGTTTCGTGGGTGGAATCAGCAGGACGCGCAGGAGTTAATAAGATGCCTTCTCGAATTAATTCACAGGTGATATTTGTGATATATAAGAAATGAGCCCTCTATTTCGTTACTATTTCAGTGAACTAGGGCAGCCCGTTTATCCCTACGAGAACTATGCCACATTGGTGCTAAAGAATCTGAAGAGACACAGCTCGACGAGCTCGAACGGCAGTGACCAGTAAGCAGTAGTACTAGTAAGAGCAAATTTCATCACTCTGTGATTCATAATGCAGTGcagtatatattatatatatgtatacatatgtgatatatatatattgcacTGCATTATGCagtatatacacatatatatatatatatatatatatatatatatatatagtggcGGATAGAATTTTAGCAACTTTCTTCCCTTCAAGCTTTCCccttgatttttcattttcttttggcTAAATTAAGCAAtgtaattaaaatttaattgaaagTGATGTAAGAAATGCATTCcgcttcaaaaatgaaaaattgcagagaaaaatttgcatttttagaTTTGTTGAATATTGCTAGCtcagtaatttttctctttttgtattttttgcattAGTTTTGCCTTCTTTTGTTCCTCTTTTGTCACATTCTACACTTTCTTAATATGATATATATTTATTGAGAGAGAGGTGAAAAGTAAGATGTTGCTCCAAACGTGCAAGAAGCAATTATCAAAGTCGTTTCTTCGGgtgcacagaagaaaaaattgctgctGTTTATGATGTTCTTCCAAGTACTGTTACTAGAATTTGTCACTGTtccgagaagaagaaagttgtCGTGAAGATCTCCAAAGAAAGAGAGGATAACTGCGAAACGATATGATATCAAAATTCTTAAAGAAGTTCAGAGCGACCAACACTTAACCCAtcgatgttcaaaaaaagatctgACTAGGTTTTCAAAGATCTCCGCGTATCTCTCAGAACCGTCCAACGTCGTTCATGTACTGACGGACTCTTCGGTAGAAGACCATGTAAGAAGTCGTTGTTTTCTGTGAGGAACAGGATGACGTGAGTAGCATTTGCAAAAACCGCACGTGATCCGAACGGAGCAGAACTAGGCACCTGTGCTATCTAGTGATTAGTCGAAGTTTGTATTGTTCGGTAGTGATGGACATATATGTGATCGATGTCTAATCAACACTAAATTCAATCCTAAAGGTGAAATTGCTGCTGTGATTGAACCCTTTCGCGtggcttttgaaaaaaaagtctgaaatatttgaaaattttgctggCTCTCCTTGAGCATCGACTGGTTAGACGTGGTTGCTGCAAAACTATTTGAGAATCATGATGTCAATTCTCTTCGTAGTTTTCTTCTGTCTTTCTTTAAGGAATCTTCGCGGCAGCTTCCTGtagtaaagtcaaaacgacatgaagcgaggtgcagttgcgtaagcggctgtgcccAAAGCAACGCGGTGGAGAAAACGGTTGGAATCAAAGAtcgaacagaaaaaattgctAGACTTTTGTCCGCCATTgtgtatattattatttccatttattttatttttttcattcattttgttttttaaatttgttttattattttacgtactttttttacacattggaaaaaaattgacttttgAAAGCTAAGACACGTCTGTCATCCTGGTGGCTCAGGTAGAAGTTAGGTGGCTCCTGAAGCTTCCTACCCTTCCTATATAAGAACGCCGTCAACATCATGGCGTTGGGGACCACTAACCACGCTACAGTCAGCCACTAGTTCTGTCGCTTTGACCGGTCACAACCGAATAAAAACCAGCGGTGGGTTCTCTTCCGCTACTTATGGGACCCGAGGGGAATGCTGTGGTGGGAACTGCTGCCCGACAACAAAAAGGTGGACACCCGCAATCAGAGAAAGGTGGCCGCGAATCACAGCCGTAAATCTCCTCTAAGACAGTGTATGGCCGCATGTCGCTTCGGCCATTCGCCGAAAACTGTAGGCTCTGGGTTGCGGAAAAGTTTGGGGGTTGAGAAACGGTCCTCCTTATGGGACCCGAAGGGAATGCGGTGGTGGGAACTGCTGCCCGACAGCTGAAGGGTCCACTCTATTCCCTAGACCACTTGTTCCGGGGCCGGAAATATTCCGTGAAGCAAAAGCTGTTCAGGTCTTTCACTGGCCTCAATTCTGCTGttgagttgttctttgagttGCAGCTCCAGCTTGTAGGAATTGTAGCCTTTCTACAAGGATGGAACATTGTGATATTCTTTCACTTATGAGCACATCGACGGATGATCACCAATGTGTGATTAAGAAACTATGGAATTGTAGAGGGTAGGCgtgcacaacaaaaaagaaacaagttaCCAATTTTATACATATGCATATATTCGTGAATATGAATTATTCGACTTGAGCGACTAGCAGATGCGTAACACAGCTATCTACACCTTCTCCAAGGTGAATCATCCCTAAACACATTGATCTCATTCTGCTAGATCTTCTACTTGTTCATTCCCCTCCCCTCTCCACAGCGTTAAGTCTCGCTTGAACTGCCTCTCATGGACTTGAAGGCAAGTTTCCCCAGATTTTCCATCACCACTTTCGtgcagaactttcttttatttccaggTGGATTTTTCACTTTGGGTCTAGGATCAATCTCCAGACAGCTTGGACAAGGCGATATTAGAGCTTCCTTATGATGCGACCAAGAATGCGAAGCCGGCTCTCTGCGACTGCCTTAGAGGGCAGGGCAAGATGTTAGTGTTTTCCTCgcgtcatccgccggtacgcCATATCCGCTATGCCGTAGGGAAGAATTCTTGagaaaagttcttcgttatagCACACCATTGACCAAGAGTAGCCAAGCATCCGACTAAGTAGCTTTCTGTCAATGCAGTCAAGTTATTCTATCGCCGTTGAGAGTGCTGCCCAGGTCCTCGACCAGTACATCATGAAAGAGCCAATCAGGGATAGAGGTAGATTCGCatcttgacttcgttggcgatgaTAGTCGACCAAAGGGAGTTCATTATGGCGTTGAATGCCGAAGTGGGCTTagtgcatctttgctgaatacctCTCGTAGCGCCGTTGGTTTCCGAATGCAGtccaaattacaaaaattgtcTACGAGTCCAAATAGGTTCTGCTTTCTCCCAGATACCAGCTGAGGGTCTTGCAGAGACTCTGTTTACATTTAGCAGTGCGAAAGCGGAAACCGTAGGCTGCAGCTGGTTTGAATATAAATTCGATGACACGTTTCAGCACAGAGTCGcttgaagcgaatattacAACACCGTCGGCTCTTATCGAGGTCGACCAAGGGATATCCAAATGGTGTATGAACTACACAAACAATACTCAACTAATCTTCGCATGATATCATCGTCTGAAAGGCTGAATTGTAAAGGGTCCTTTGTCTTACTCCAATTTCCAATTCGAAATACATCCTAATCGTGTTCAAACAGCACTAGTTGTTCTTTGATTTATGTCCACGAACGTTTCTGGGACACCTTCGACGCGATGCGCGTTGAAAAGACtgcctcgatgaggagagtcgaaagtaGGAGAAGGCCAACTGCATAGGCTTCGATTGCCGCTGACACACTTCGATCACACTTCTGATGATCTGGATAGACCAGGACGAAAACTGGCTTCACGCAGCAATGATATTCCTTGGTAATTGTTGTTTTGGTTGGTTCCTTGGTAACATTCCTTGGTTGGGTTCCACGATAGTTAGtttcttgtggagaggaaaacgatagcgtgtctccatgAGTCAAGTATGCTTTCGTTCATGCATattcaagaaatatttttactaGTCCCAGTCCCgaaggaagagatttcagcttTTCCGTTTTAACGACGCTCGACATTCGACGCTGGAACGTCTTCTGATGCGTGTTTCTTGCAATGCGGCAGCAGATATCGTAGCAATCCGGACAAAGCAGCTTGCTATAGTTTACACGATAGCGACCGACAGTTCAAAGTAATGAAGGTGTTTGTAGTCAAAGATTCCATATTCCCTCTAGGCATTGGACCTATGGTGGCATAGGTAGGCTTTGTCAGTGTGCTGGGCGGTAGCACCTTCATACAAAGTTCGGGAAATTTGCGTCATATGATGATGTAAGTTATATGGATCCCAAGACGTACACTCAGATGCCTAATTCTGCTTGGTGAATGCAAGTGGAGACTTGTATACGGCTTGTAGACGATAAGACTTGTATACGTATACATATTTGTATATGTATACGCAGCCTTGATTTGTGTTTTATTTCGTACTTGTATTGTAAATGTAGATTTAATTCGTAAATCTTGCATATTGTACGTATGAACGTAAGAGATCAAATGTGTGTACTCTCTCAAAAGTAGAAAACGCAACGTAAGCGTTCGTCGACGACCTTTTATCATATTGGAACTGAGCAAGTTCGTTTAAGTGTCGTTGTCTATGCACATTGAGTGTGTAGGATTTGCAAGTGGGTGGTATCTCGCCAATCACGGTATGCAAAAAATGGAGCGCTTTATACACATTTTCAGTATAATTGAATACCGTGAATAACATCacttataataatataagtgCATGTGATATATTCCATGTTCGATTTTTATGAAGGGATCAGACACTGGTCTCTTGAAATTTGCCATCATATAGTTCGTTAATTAAGGTTTGAGACGGCAGATAGTGGGTGGAGTTCGGACGGTGATACAACATGTACCTCGACGGACTCTAGTCGTAGCTGTGCGGAGAAGACTGAAAAACGTACGCcgtttggaagaaaaaactgatacGTTTTCATGTTCACTGCGTAAGCTGTGGTCCCGTAATGAACGTTAACGTTATCAGTTTGGTCACCAACTCTTTAATTGCTCTGTGGTTGTGTGTATATCGTGCAGTGACCAATAGTTCGATtcactcattttcatttctcagtAAATCCATGTGTTGTGCCAGTGCGGTGGCGATCCATTGTCACCGATGTTTTCGACGGATCGATTGAAAGTAGCGTCACTTGCCTGACATGTAGAACTGTTTCGACCACAACTGAAACTTTCCAGGTGCGTTGAACACATGATAAATGACTATTTTGACTTCTTCGATAAGATTTTACTCGTTTGTAGGACTTGTCCTTACCAATTCCCTCTGCTGAGCACTTGTGTCGGATTCATTCTTCATGTGACATCGGAGAGGAAGATACCGGAGGCAACGAATCGGCTGGAGGATATGGGGTGCGTGTTGTATTATTTAGTTCACAGCTTTGTAATCGCCTTCTAATATATTTTTCACAAAGTAGATTTCGATGTACATTTCGTTTCATTTATTGGATGGATATATTTTTAGTGGATACCTTGGCTTTCATGGTTGCGGTCTTTAAGCAGCGTGTTTGTGACACCATCTGTATCACTGGAGGATTGCATTTCAGCCTTTTTTTCACCGGATCGCCTTGTTGGTGATGACATGTATTCGTGTGATCGGTGTAAGAAGTTAGTTCTAGATTCCATTCATGAACATCCTTTCGTCAAGCAAATCGTAGTTGTGAGAGTTTGTTGCGAATAGAAAAATCGAGTGGAGGCGTAGGTCGTGGAAACATGTAGACATATTTGTAAGTTACTGCATTCACATCGCACAGCTATAGTcgagtcgaaacgacatgaagcacggacggTTGCGCACgcgcctgcgctcgaagcgggcGGTAGAGACAACGGTTGGATTTGAGGTGGGAcaatggcgaactgcagagatgggtgacggtagcgaggatccttacacgatccacAGAGCTACGCTACCATTCGAATGACATCGCACCAtaaatagtgatttttttgataGGATGCTTGACAAAAACTGGTCTAGTATGATTTTTCTATTACTAGATAATGACAtgttaaagaagaaatttgcggCTCTTCCACATAACTATCCGAAGAAGAACAGAAGCTAAGAAAATTTGTGTTAACTCTTGCGTAGTCATTAGGATCAGGGTGTGAATTTCCCAAGAATTCTACAGATCGTGGATGTCTAAAATAAGgtgataataatataataataaaccaTATATACCACATCGTAtatcatatataatataatattataccAAACCTTTTTGATGGAGGTTCAACCCCCATCTCCATGTAATCTCGAGTCTCGTCTGAATGATCACACATCAAATCTATGGAACGACGGGTGCAAACATTGCTCCTGGATAGGTCAGCTACTGGAAATAACTATGCAAGTAGACCTGAAGTTTGTAGGTTGCGGCTGGTTATGTCCTGACCTCAGCCAAGTTCAGAACATTAGGGCTGATTTCAATTTTGAGTAGAAGATTGACATTAACTTTGATTAGTTGTTATTGATCTACGGATGCGTGCATCGATTTGAAATCAGGCGGGGCTGCTCGCCCGCCAAATTACGCGCAATGCCACCACATCCTTCTCGACAAGACACTTCAGTCTTGTTACCTCCTGCTTCAGTTCCTTTGCCGACAACCACTATCATTCCTTCTTTGTAGAGCTTCGTTTACCAACTCTCGGTGTTTcagtcactttttttccagtgcaTTGCTGAGAACATTCATTCTTACGAAAATGTTGCAGATAACTGATTTTGGTGTTGCTTTGAGAGTGGAGAGTGAGAGTTAGGGTGAGTGTGAATTAGCGTGAGAGTGGCAGCCGACTTTCTTtccagttcgcgatggtccgaCGTCTATTTCAACTTCCAtccccaccgcgccgcttcgaacgcagccgcttgcgcaactgttcgtgtttcatgtcgttttgacccaactatacttgTAAtaagatcaaaacgacatgaagcacggtgcagttgcgtaagcagctgcgtcCGAAGTGGCGCGATGGATCtaagcggttaggatcgagggagaACTCTTGCTAGCATCATctatcgttgcagttcgcgatggtcccacctcgattccagccgctagctccgccgcgccgcttccaAAGCAGCCGGTTACGCatctgcaccgtgcttcatatcattttgaccctactttaCGTACAACTTTACTGATCTTTCTTCCCTGGgatctcgatttttttccgtaaaTATTGTCCAAGGAAGGTTCTTGTTTTCCTCACTACCGCATCTTTGCTTTCTGATCctgtctttcttctttttttttgctcttactGGTCATCACTTCCTAGTTTTTATTTAGTGTTAGTCCTTCTAATTTTCTAGTTTAGTTGAAATCAGTTTTTAAGTATTGCATTTACACACTTCAGGTTGCGAAATGGTGTGAAAACTTGCCGCATCAGCCGACTTCCTGAAGTTTTGTGCATCCATATCAAGAGATTTAGGCACGACTCATACTGCAGTTCGAAAGTAGTGTTATTGATAATCATCTTATGGCTTCccttataataaatatttattttgtaggTATCCACTAGAGTTTCGTTTCCTCTCGTTGAACTAGACTTGTCACCGTTCTCATCGACGTCTGAGAATGTCCCACTTTATGACCTTACGGGTTTCATCACCCATGAGGGAAGTGGAGCGGACAGTGGGCATTATTTAGCTTACTGTCGTAATGAAGTGGATGGAAACTGGTAAGTTTATGTTATGTCTTGGAGGCTTTTGTTACAAGAAAAGTTGTGGCGTCTGTTTAATGTGCTGAACCAaaagttattgatttttctctctaatGTTCCTAGGCTTGTTCATATAGGCGCAGTGGTTAGATATGTGGCATAACAATGTGAAGATCAATTTGCAAACAGATTGTACACAGGTCTCTTTAATCAAAATGGGCCAGAAACGGTGACCTTGAAACTGAAAACGGAATCCGCTGCAAGTTGTTCATGACACGACTTTGCTTCTAAGCATTAGGCGCATATCGATGGCAATGGCTTTGCGCATGTCCCTCGGCTGCGCTGCACATTGCAGTGCCTTCTGACCTTTCGTAGATTGAACAATATTTGAGTGAGTATGggacagaaagaaaaagcgatAGTTGGACCATGGTGGAGAGCACAGAACTGTACATGGTAAGTGCAGAAAAGACTTCGAAGTatcttttaaaacaaaaagttaGCTGTCAGTAATATTTCCCCTATAAACATGTTCGAAAGGATTGCTTAGAGTTTGACGACCGCTTTTCCCAGTTCCACAATTTCACATAGTGTGGCCTATCTTTGCGCATTTGAAGAAGTCTTGCATTGATAAAATTCTCcttgttatgtttttttttgttttctgcataTGATTTTGTTCTTAAGTCGGTTCTTAAGTCCACTCGCAAAGTTGATGGCTTCACGACAAATAATAGCGTTTAGCAAAGTGACCATCAGTAATGGGCTAAGGTATTAATAAATCGACACACTAACACACAAAGGCTTATGTTGTTAtgtgttgtctttttttcttaacgtaTTTAAAGAAATCATTCAGTGAAGAATAAAGTTTTACTTATGCAGCTCAGATATCAATTTTCTCTTTAAGGTACGAGTATGACGATAGTACGTTGACGAAGCTAGACTCAGCTCATGTGCTTACTAAAGAGGCATATGTGCTTTTGTACCAGAAAAGGCCGTCACTATCCGTTGAAGTTGCTCGAAGCAAAACGATGGAAATGATATCCTCAGAGGAAATTGTGAAGGTAACTTATCGTCAAGTATGagatcataggtgcgatagggagaagccggaccctcctcaggtgaagggggttcagctcatggggtgcagctcaagtgaagggagtccttTCGATAGCTGTCCAAAAGTGGAAGGGATAATTTTGCCAACCGTTTAAATGTGAAGGGGTCAGAGcacggctccgactatcgcatctatgtatGAGATTTCAAATAAGTCGATTAGTAACAAAATGTGTCTACAGAAAAAGCTTTTAGTCGCAGTCCAAGTCTCAGCTTTATATATCCTCTGAGTGGTTGCTGAAACTAAGCACTTTCTCTGATCCTGGACCAGTGACGAACTACTCGTTTCTGTGTCGTCATGGTCACCTTCTACCTCGACGAGCGGATCACATTTCCAGCCTATGCACTCCAGTTCCAGCGGTGCTTGGACACTATTTGCTCAACAAGTATGCTTTAATGATAGGTGAACTTATGTGGAAGTTACTTCGTGTTTTCCAGACGTTTGCAGatgtcattgtttttttttttaaatttagattaaaatctatttcatcgatcttttttaaattcgaaTGCTTGGCGAAGTGCTTTCCTTCACTCAGATCGGATTCTTCATTCACTTGAGAAAtataagaacaaaaagatcaatgaaatatttagaaaataagataaatttaTTCTTATGCAAGCATTGAGAGGAACAAAGGAAGTGAACTAGTAATGTGGAAGACAGGAATGGTTTTTAACCCGTTGGGGTAaagttcacgagtatgaggGTGATTACCTTCATTACTCTTTTactattcatttaaaaaagggCGGGGAACGGTCTTCTAGCACTGGATCCCCCATACGAGACGCCTAAGAACGTGCCACGTCTTCGAGCACGGGGATACGTACGCCACCTCTGCAAGGGACAGAGAGTATCGCTGCTGACATTTCTCCCCTTCCCTCTCCCGTTCGTTGGAATAAACTTATATCTCCTTTAAGAAAAGTGACACGTTGATAGGCACCTCGTAGAAGGATTCGATGCGAAATTGTTGCTTCTTGTGTCCCTTTCCTATATTGTTAGGGGGAATCGGACGTGATAGCGCTGCTCTTTAACTACACATGTAACCCTGTCTAttcgtgaagagatcccaacaccTTCGGTTTAATAATTTGGTGGTTATTCCGTGCTCTCTGGCTTGGGATTCACTCCGTTCATCATGCTCATTTCCCCACCTAATCAATCACATATATTTCATTCGGatattttcgtttcgtttaaCATAAATGGACACTAGAGGTCCATCCTTTTTTCACGGATATCGTCCTTCACAGGATGACCTGATGACCGACGTTTTAcatgtttcatcaaatttaGCCGGCATTCGTTACTCCTGGCGTATGCTGGGTGTATCTCATGATGGCGTTACTATCGGCTatctttaaaggtatcacccaccgaatctgaggtggtgcagatttcaggtggagtattcgtatacgagatgggagactacggagagggaggtgattccgtccatttcttgctaattgccgtaaaaaacggcccggaagatgcggcgccgcacaagactggcgcgctccaatcgaacctcttgtacaaaatggtgcgccaaaacaaatgaagccgtatcttccgggccgttttttacggcaattaggaagaaatggatggaatcacccccctctccatagtctcccatcctgtatacgaatactccacctgaaatctgcaccacctcagattcgtcgggtgatgcctttaaaggtctGACATCATTCAGATCTCAAAGTAGGCATCTAATTTGGGTGACCACTCACTCGAAGGAGTCGGTGTTTATTGCCACACTCGTGTTGAGAAAAAGGACTCCACAAACCCCTTTCTGCCATCGCATGATCATGCACTGTTCTTCTCCCCTGCTATATACAGCATTCAGTAGGTGATGTCGTGTGTCAATCCGATAACGTTGCAGTTGATGTTCTTGGCTGATAAACTCATCAACAATCAGCCCCAATACTTGTACAGATCGTCACCCTACTACCCTTTGTTTGTCGTTTGCACGGGATAGTAATGGTCACGGCGGTCTCAGAACTCAGGGATGTTTTGCCGTTCCTTTCGAAGTGGACTAGaatgaaacttctttttttggaatgggATCTGACTTCCTTGGACCTTAGGATCGCTgaattgcaggcttttggacCGACGGACTTGTGGGATACTCTCTGTACGTAGACGAACCCATCCACACACAAATACAAATGGGCCTTTACTTACGCCGAACTTGTGAGCCAATTCGGCGCATTGGAAACAACTAGGCAGTTAGGAGTGCTAATCTCTGAAGCTTAAAGGACGAAATGTTAGGATCTCTGTGGGCAAGTATAAAATCCGGGGTTTAAATCACGAGGATGAACGTGGCTCCGCTTAATTCCCCCTAATCatcttgaaaaacggcgtttgttcctacgaggtacgtgaaaacgcgccacccttgtgctcGCGctgcatccacgagcgagcgacCGAAAATGAATTagatctcctcagcagcctattcaagtaatgAATGGAGCGGAGCGTGTATTAGGGTGGTGCGTTACAATTTACCTCGTAGAAGCAAAGGTGGTTCCCACACCGTTTCCCTGGACGataaggggaattgagcagGGCCAGTCGTATTCTACACCACGAAATCTATATTCGCCACAGAGACGACATCATCACCAGTTTTGTGACGCTACCTTTAATGCACCAACAATTCACTGTTAcagaaataaatgtgaatgTGGTGTGAAGATCCAGCAGGCTCGTTATGAACATGAGTCTTTAGTGCGATTCCTTCACTTGAAAGATCAGGCTCTATCAGAATTTTGCTGTCCTAAACAAAAGTTTTTGCGTTCTACATTCTTGTTTAGTGCTgcgcttttcatttttattttgttgcgaAGTTTTGTCTGAGTGGAGAGCTGATCTCCACTGCTGTTTTTCCAAAGCTGGGGCATGAGAAATTTTAacgtcaatgtttttattgttctaaAGATTTTGTCTATAGATGCCACTACTTGGATTTGCTATGGCGAGCGTGACGCAAATTTGACTCAGGGAGTGTGTATCAAGCAGAAAAATGCGTGAGTTGAAGAGACGCGTCGCACTCGCCCGGACCAAAACAAGTACTGCGTCTGTATGTTTCAGCTCTCTGTGAAGAAGCGcgtatttctctttttgttactttattttactttcaatGCGAAATTGGTGGTGGTATATACCTGATTTAAGGTTTGGAGGAGGTCCCGCTGTTAGTGAACTACACTACTGTTTGGTTTGCGATAAACACTTTCGCTGGATTCAAGAAAAGAGAGCTGTGGAACAGGCAAGATTCCGACAGCTAGAAGATGCTGTGAGTCAAGAAACTCCGGGTGAAGTTTGGGACTTATTTCAGctgtactttttctctttcagatTCGTGCAACACTTTTCGC is a window encoding:
- a CDS encoding hypothetical protein (NECATOR_CHRX.G21260.T1), giving the protein MGRRRSGRKSVRSAECLPKDQNANFSVATNICDEKILPDNNHSSATSDSSCTLIDSAEDNYLSKCAHLDLIGKVSREKIHSAVQLQCCKCACNDAEVAARWLCLHDECFSNIKLTTLCGSKPGEHCHATAHYEANPAHCILWNLRNSRLYCMHCAAEVYKDANYPPLDVEVRRALMPLKRNHCQLSNTPHQIVDEKEISRRRSEAAETRGRCIESFAVVNRPLAKDMDDGFDFDFPKGLTGLFNLGNTCYFNAAIQVLSNCPPFSDYFRDKGDLRPYATREPLVSNTMALLIQKLWSSKREPAVFPKALLIRVRDNFPQFRGWNQQDAQELIRCLLELIHSELGQPVYPYENYATLVLKNLKRHSSTSSNGSDQFETADSGWSSDGDTTCTSTDSSRSCAEKTEKLNPCVVPVRWRSIVTDVFDGSIESSVTCLTCRTVSTTTETFQDLSLPIPSAEHLCRIHSSCDIGEEDTGGNESAGGYGWIPWLSWLRSLSSVFVTPSVSLEDCISAFFSPDRLVGDDMYSCDRCKKLRNGVKTCRISRLPEVLCIHIKRFRHDSYCSSKVSTRVSFPLVELDLSPFSSTSENVPLYDLTGFITHEGSGADSGHYLAYCRNEVDGNWYEYDDSTLTKLDSAHVLTKEAYVLLYQKRPSLSVEVARSKTMEMISSEEIVKSQSKSQLYISSEWLLKLSTFSDPGPVTNYSFLCRHGHLLPRRADHISSLCTPVPAVLGHYLLNKFGGGPAVSELHYCLVCDKHFRWIQEKRAVEQARFRQLEDAIRATLFAGAVDALYSGHLPPSLISRTWFQSWEKFITQPCSEPPGPIDNSVLLYKASDGTERLKPRSNFMRIERELYLFLRTIYGGGPEVFLTDQPQWTETELRNVLSSVEEKLWAANAKLKKQVTGSML